In the Chryseobacterium sp. MYb264 genome, one interval contains:
- a CDS encoding sialate O-acetylesterase, which yields MKNLKIFFLLLIPTLYYSQKVRVFILAGQSNMNGFGYNKDLPNDLKTFKDVYIFQGNSVPDGETNGGVGKWDVLKPGHGTGFKSDGKTNSLSDRFGLELSFAKKMKELFPNDKIALIKYAREGTSIDSLAAAGFGCWDADFNGKNGINQYDNFLKTVKNALAETDIDGNGKKDEIIPSGILWMQGEGDASYNEEIANRYYEHVKVLMNQMRATLLADDLPVVIGKISDSGKNEAGKVWPMGELVQYAQEKFVKNDKKAAIVRSTKKYNYGNDPWHYDSAGYIDLGKNFAEEVFRLIIK from the coding sequence ATGAAAAACTTAAAAATATTCTTTCTTTTATTAATTCCTACTTTATATTATTCTCAAAAAGTTAGGGTTTTTATTTTGGCGGGTCAATCGAATATGAACGGTTTTGGCTATAATAAAGACCTTCCGAATGATTTAAAAACCTTTAAAGATGTTTATATTTTTCAGGGAAATTCCGTTCCGGATGGTGAAACGAATGGCGGAGTCGGAAAATGGGATGTTCTCAAGCCCGGACACGGAACGGGTTTTAAGTCCGATGGAAAAACAAATTCGCTTTCAGACCGATTCGGGCTGGAATTGTCTTTCGCTAAAAAAATGAAAGAACTTTTCCCCAATGATAAAATTGCCCTGATAAAATATGCCAGAGAAGGCACTTCTATTGATAGTTTGGCTGCCGCGGGTTTTGGTTGCTGGGATGCCGATTTTAACGGAAAAAACGGAATCAATCAATATGATAACTTTTTAAAAACCGTAAAAAATGCTTTAGCTGAAACGGATATTGACGGAAATGGCAAAAAAGACGAGATTATTCCTTCCGGTATTCTGTGGATGCAGGGAGAAGGGGATGCGAGCTATAATGAAGAAATAGCCAATCGTTATTATGAACATGTAAAAGTGTTGATGAATCAGATGAGAGCTACTTTATTGGCTGATGATTTGCCGGTGGTGATTGGGAAAATTTCAGATTCAGGGAAAAATGAAGCCGGAAAAGTATGGCCGATGGGAGAACTGGTGCAATACGCTCAGGAAAAGTTTGTTAAAAATGATAAAAAAGCAGCGATCGTCCGTTCAACAAAGAAATACAATTACGGAAACGATCCCTGGCATTATGATAGCGCAGGATATATCGATTTGGGTAAAAATTTTGCGGAAGAGGTATTTAGATTGATTATAAAATAA
- a CDS encoding Sec-independent protein translocase subunit TatA/TatB, with the protein MELSIGEMALIAVAIVVLFGPDKLPQIARDLGAGVRKMRGAVEDIKTEIMKETDNPVSEIKREIEKVKDAAKDFNPMKDIQKDILTEPQQTSNEPPKPKPEDDDSYEGPVSR; encoded by the coding sequence ATGGAATTAAGTATTGGAGAAATGGCACTGATTGCTGTGGCAATTGTTGTATTATTCGGACCGGATAAGCTTCCGCAGATTGCACGTGACCTAGGAGCAGGTGTGAGAAAAATGCGTGGTGCCGTAGAAGATATTAAAACGGAAATTATGAAGGAAACGGATAATCCTGTTTCTGAGATAAAACGTGAAATCGAGAAGGTTAAAGATGCTGCAAAAGATTTCAATCCGATGAAAGATATCCAAAAAGATATTCTTACAGAGCCACAACAGACTTCTAATGAACCTCCGAAACCAAAACCTGAAGACGATGATTCGTATGAAGGCCCTGTAAGCAGATAA
- the hemN gene encoding oxygen-independent coproporphyrinogen III oxidase, with protein sequence MNSLIDKYNIPGPRYTSYPTVPYWDESSFSPERWKESVIRSFNESNAEEGISIYIHLPFCEALCTFCACHKRITKQHSVEIPYLESVLKEWQLYLQLFEEKPKLKELHLGGGTPTFFSPENLKKMLSGIFETVEIAEHPEFSFEGHPNNTTREHLETLYDLGFRRVSFGVQDYDPKVQKAINRIQPFENVQRVTEWAKEIGYRGISHDLVFGLPHQTWEAMEYTIRKTMELKPDRLAFYSYAHVPWVKGVGQRGFDENDLPSGEEKRRLYEDGKKLLEDLGYIEVGMDHFSLEHDDLYQSLIQKKLHRNFMGYTSSNTQLMVGLGMSAISDSWYAFAQNVKTVEEYQKMVEEGEIPVVKGHILNNEDLTVRRHILNLMCQLETSFEVENSFPELENAFEMLQEMEKDELVEINGHQIKITEKGRAFTRNVAMVFDLRMLRNKPETRIFSMTI encoded by the coding sequence ATGAATTCTTTAATCGATAAATATAATATTCCGGGACCTCGTTACACGTCTTATCCTACCGTTCCTTACTGGGACGAAAGTAGTTTTTCTCCTGAAAGATGGAAAGAAAGCGTGATCAGGTCTTTTAATGAAAGTAATGCAGAAGAAGGAATTTCTATTTATATTCACTTACCTTTCTGTGAGGCATTGTGTACATTTTGTGCCTGCCACAAGCGTATTACAAAACAGCATAGCGTTGAAATACCTTATCTGGAGAGCGTTTTGAAAGAATGGCAATTGTATCTTCAGCTTTTTGAGGAAAAACCAAAGTTGAAAGAACTGCATTTAGGAGGCGGAACACCCACGTTTTTCTCTCCTGAAAATCTTAAAAAAATGCTGTCGGGTATTTTTGAAACGGTTGAGATTGCCGAACATCCGGAATTTTCTTTTGAAGGTCACCCGAATAATACAACAAGAGAGCATCTTGAGACTTTGTATGATCTTGGTTTCAGAAGAGTGAGCTTTGGTGTTCAGGATTATGACCCGAAAGTTCAGAAAGCCATCAACAGAATTCAGCCTTTTGAAAATGTACAAAGAGTGACGGAATGGGCGAAAGAGATTGGTTACAGAGGAATCAGCCATGATCTTGTTTTCGGGCTTCCGCATCAGACTTGGGAAGCAATGGAATATACCATTCGTAAAACAATGGAATTGAAACCGGACAGATTAGCCTTTTATTCTTACGCTCACGTACCTTGGGTAAAAGGGGTTGGGCAAAGAGGTTTTGATGAAAATGACCTTCCGAGTGGTGAAGAGAAACGGCGTCTGTATGAAGATGGTAAAAAATTACTGGAAGATTTAGGATATATTGAAGTTGGAATGGATCATTTTTCTCTGGAACATGATGATCTGTATCAATCTTTAATTCAAAAAAAACTCCACCGAAATTTCATGGGGTATACTTCAAGCAATACTCAGTTGATGGTTGGTTTGGGAATGTCAGCAATTTCAGATTCTTGGTATGCTTTTGCGCAAAACGTAAAAACGGTAGAAGAATATCAGAAAATGGTAGAAGAAGGTGAAATTCCGGTGGTGAAAGGTCATATTCTGAATAATGAAGATTTAACGGTGAGAAGACATATCTTAAATTTAATGTGTCAGCTTGAAACCTCTTTTGAGGTAGAAAATTCTTTCCCTGAGCTTGAAAATGCATTTGAAATGCTTCAGGAAATGGAAAAAGATGAATTGGTAGAAATAAACGGTCACCAAATAAAAATTACAGAAAAAGGAAGAGCGTTTACGAGAAACGTAGCCATGGTTTTTGATTTGAGAATGTTGAGAAATAAGCCTGAAACAAGGATTTTCTCCATGACGATATAA
- a CDS encoding amino acid permease, whose amino-acid sequence MSKIWIKKPLSAYEADMQKSELKKVLGKWSLTAIGVGAIIGGGIFVLTGTGAYYHAGPALAISFIVAGIACVFAALCYAEFASIIPVEGSAYAYAYGTVGEIFAWAMGWCLILEYAMASMAVSVSWSGYFTKFLKIFGVHLPSYLTSDPASYTGEGFSMNLPAFILVLLITGLLVKGTKEAAGANNLIVLLKTTAVVFVVIAGASIIFSSPEMYTAAEGVKNWNPFIPDQTLIKNSEGEMVSAYGIKGIISGAAAIFFAYIGFDAVSTQAGEAINPKKDVPFAIITSLLICTALYICVSLVLTGMMHYTDFNPEGKFPDAIKAPVAYAFEIAGKHWASNIVTIAATVGLISVVMVMMMGQSRIFIGMAKDGLIPKFFGELHPKTRTPYKGIILLGVVVAFIAAFTPISTLADMTSFGTLFAFTLVCVAVWVMRKRQPDLVRPFKVPAYKIVVALGVIINVYLIFNLSAHALELSACWLFLGGLVYFLYGKSHSKLNNPEKYKNID is encoded by the coding sequence ATGTCTAAAATTTGGATTAAGAAGCCGCTAAGTGCCTATGAGGCAGATATGCAAAAGAGCGAGCTGAAAAAAGTCCTTGGTAAATGGAGTTTAACCGCAATTGGAGTAGGAGCGATTATTGGTGGAGGAATTTTTGTACTTACCGGTACAGGTGCTTATTATCACGCGGGGCCGGCATTGGCAATCTCTTTCATCGTTGCTGGTATTGCCTGTGTTTTTGCTGCTTTATGTTATGCTGAATTTGCGTCCATTATTCCGGTAGAGGGGTCGGCTTATGCATACGCTTACGGTACAGTAGGTGAAATTTTTGCCTGGGCAATGGGCTGGTGTCTCATTTTAGAATACGCAATGGCCAGTATGGCGGTATCGGTGAGCTGGTCCGGATATTTTACGAAATTTCTCAAGATCTTTGGTGTTCATCTCCCGTCTTATCTGACTTCCGATCCGGCAAGTTATACCGGAGAAGGATTTTCAATGAATTTACCGGCTTTTATTTTGGTGCTTTTGATTACCGGACTGTTGGTAAAAGGGACAAAGGAAGCTGCAGGAGCCAATAATTTAATTGTACTGCTAAAAACAACAGCAGTGGTGTTTGTGGTGATTGCAGGAGCCTCTATCATATTTTCAAGCCCGGAAATGTATACCGCAGCGGAAGGTGTGAAAAATTGGAATCCTTTTATTCCGGATCAGACTTTGATTAAAAATTCTGAAGGTGAAATGGTTTCAGCGTATGGTATCAAAGGAATTATTTCAGGAGCAGCGGCAATTTTCTTTGCCTATATCGGTTTTGATGCGGTGTCCACGCAGGCTGGAGAAGCGATTAATCCTAAGAAGGACGTTCCTTTCGCGATCATCACTTCATTATTGATCTGTACTGCTTTATATATTTGTGTATCTCTTGTTTTAACAGGAATGATGCACTATACAGACTTTAATCCTGAAGGTAAATTTCCTGATGCGATTAAGGCGCCTGTGGCTTATGCTTTCGAAATTGCAGGGAAACACTGGGCAAGTAATATTGTAACGATTGCAGCTACCGTAGGTTTAATTTCTGTGGTAATGGTCATGATGATGGGACAGTCCAGAATTTTCATCGGAATGGCGAAAGACGGCTTGATTCCTAAATTCTTCGGGGAACTTCACCCAAAAACAAGAACGCCTTACAAAGGAATTATCCTGTTGGGAGTTGTAGTTGCATTTATCGCAGCATTTACTCCAATTTCCACATTGGCTGATATGACGAGTTTCGGAACCCTGTTTGCATTTACACTGGTATGTGTCGCGGTTTGGGTCATGAGAAAAAGACAGCCAGATCTTGTAAGACCTTTCAAAGTGCCTGCTTACAAAATAGTGGTAGCATTAGGAGTAATCATCAATGTATATTTGATTTTCAACCTAAGTGCTCATGCATTGGAGCTTTCTGCATGTTGGTTATTCCTTGGAGGTTTGGTATACTTCCTGTACGGAAAATCGCACAGTAAGCTAAACAATCCGGAAAAATATAAGAATATTGACTAA
- a CDS encoding WD40/YVTN/BNR-like repeat-containing protein, with protein sequence MKKLLLVLFAFVGIFAFSQQVESFITIFNDKISIRAIELYDNKVWYSGTDSKFGFVDLKNPNNQKQIQLSKKNLQFRTLAQDKKYFYTINVESPAEFFKIEKKSLKSEVIFKDTAKAAFYDALISHKRKFYTYSDPDKNLKLKFIKFDYNKKQFSSELYDKLLLRKGEGAFAGSNTNISAFENWIWIATSWKILKLNTKDNTIEQFYTGMETGFSTGIFSIDFSDENFGVAVGGNYMAPEDNENNIATTNNGGKDWKIQASGKNGGYKSCVKIRPHSNGKDMITIGSKNIEFSSDYGKTWTKISEEKSLFTCEWVDESTVVVAGKDRISILKLKF encoded by the coding sequence ATGAAAAAATTACTTTTAGTTTTATTTGCCTTTGTGGGAATATTTGCCTTTTCTCAACAAGTTGAAAGTTTTATCACTATTTTTAATGATAAAATAAGCATCCGTGCCATTGAGTTATATGACAATAAAGTCTGGTACAGCGGAACAGATTCTAAATTTGGCTTTGTAGACTTAAAAAATCCGAACAATCAAAAACAGATTCAGCTTTCAAAAAAGAATCTTCAATTCAGAACGTTGGCTCAGGATAAAAAATACTTTTACACCATTAATGTAGAAAGTCCTGCAGAGTTTTTTAAAATCGAAAAAAAAAGCTTAAAATCCGAAGTGATATTTAAGGATACCGCGAAAGCTGCTTTTTATGATGCATTAATCTCTCATAAACGAAAATTCTACACCTATAGTGATCCTGATAAGAATCTTAAACTTAAATTTATTAAATTTGATTACAATAAAAAACAATTTAGTTCTGAATTGTATGATAAACTTCTCTTAAGAAAAGGGGAAGGTGCTTTTGCGGGAAGTAATACCAATATTAGTGCTTTTGAAAATTGGATTTGGATTGCTACCTCATGGAAAATTTTAAAATTAAATACAAAAGACAATACAATTGAGCAGTTTTACACGGGTATGGAAACCGGATTTTCAACCGGCATTTTTTCAATTGATTTTTCAGATGAAAACTTTGGTGTTGCTGTAGGCGGAAATTATATGGCTCCTGAAGATAACGAAAACAACATTGCCACAACCAATAACGGTGGTAAAGATTGGAAAATACAAGCTTCCGGTAAGAATGGAGGTTATAAATCTTGCGTAAAAATTAGACCTCACAGTAATGGAAAAGATATGATTACGATTGGATCGAAAAATATTGAATTTTCCAGCGACTACGGCAAGACTTGGACAAAAATATCCGAAGAAAAGAGTCTTTTTACATGCGAATGGGTTGATGAGAGTACAGTCGTTGTAGCAGGAAAAGATAGAATTTCTATTTTGAAATTAAAGTTTTAA
- a CDS encoding TCR/Tet family MFS transporter, with the protein MENSKKKAAMSFIFITLLIDITGWGIIIPVVPKLIEELIHADISEAAKYGGWLGFAYAFTQFIFSPVVGNLSDKYGRRPIILISLFGFAIDYILLALAPTILWLFLGRVIAGITGASVTTASAYIADISTDEDRAKNFGLIGAAFGLGFIIGPVLGGILGHYGARVPFYAAAVLCLLNFLYGYFILPESLDKDKRREFNWKRANPIGSFKFLGKHPEISGLIVSLILIYIAGHAVQSNWSFFTMYEFKWDERMVGISLGVVGLLVGLVQGGLIRWTTPKFGEEKSIYYGLTLYAIGMLLFAFATQGWMMFAFLIPYCLGGICGPALQSVITKSVPSNEQGELQGALTSLMSATSIIGPPMMTNLFYFFTHDEAPFKFSGAPFFLAFILMAVSVVITYLAFQKKAIKKQQKN; encoded by the coding sequence ATGGAAAACTCGAAGAAGAAAGCTGCGATGAGCTTCATTTTTATTACGTTACTGATTGACATTACGGGATGGGGAATCATCATTCCGGTGGTTCCGAAACTTATTGAGGAATTGATTCATGCGGACATAAGTGAAGCTGCAAAATATGGCGGCTGGCTGGGATTTGCCTATGCATTTACACAGTTTATCTTCTCTCCTGTAGTTGGGAACCTGAGCGATAAATACGGACGAAGACCCATTATTCTGATCTCACTGTTCGGTTTTGCCATTGATTATATTTTGCTTGCACTGGCGCCCACTATTCTTTGGCTGTTTCTAGGGAGAGTTATTGCCGGAATTACAGGGGCAAGTGTTACCACAGCGAGTGCTTATATTGCTGATATTTCCACGGATGAAGATCGTGCAAAGAATTTTGGTCTTATCGGAGCAGCGTTCGGGTTGGGATTTATAATAGGCCCTGTTTTAGGTGGCATTTTAGGACACTACGGCGCGCGGGTACCTTTTTATGCGGCAGCAGTTTTATGCTTATTAAATTTCCTGTACGGATATTTTATCCTGCCTGAAAGTTTAGATAAAGATAAAAGAAGAGAATTCAACTGGAAAAGAGCCAATCCCATCGGTTCTTTTAAGTTTTTAGGAAAGCACCCTGAAATTTCAGGCCTTATCGTTTCATTAATATTAATCTACATTGCGGGACACGCCGTTCAAAGCAACTGGAGCTTTTTTACCATGTACGAGTTCAAATGGGATGAAAGAATGGTCGGAATTTCACTAGGAGTGGTAGGTTTACTCGTCGGTCTGGTGCAAGGTGGATTAATTCGTTGGACAACTCCGAAATTCGGGGAAGAAAAAAGTATTTATTACGGGTTGACCTTATACGCCATCGGGATGTTATTATTCGCTTTTGCGACCCAGGGCTGGATGATGTTTGCTTTCCTTATTCCTTACTGCCTGGGGGGAATTTGTGGTCCCGCACTTCAGTCGGTGATCACGAAAAGTGTACCTTCGAATGAACAGGGAGAGCTACAGGGGGCATTAACGAGTTTAATGAGTGCTACCTCCATTATCGGGCCTCCGATGATGACAAATTTATTTTACTTTTTCACCCATGATGAAGCACCGTTCAAATTCTCTGGAGCACCGTTCTTCCTTGCATTTATCTTGATGGCAGTAAGTGTTGTGATTACTTACCTGGCTTTTCAGAAAAAAGCAATTAAAAAGCAGCAGAAAAATTAA
- a CDS encoding PQQ-dependent sugar dehydrogenase: MKKLLFCVGIFSSFIVNAQSINLEEFATGLTAPVEITNANDSRLFVVQQNGMIKIIQPDGSINSANFLNISSKITYGGERGLLGLTFHPQYSTNGYFFVYYNNTAGNIIVARYTVSGTDPNVADPNSEKILLNIPKPFDNHNGGSIHFAPDGNLWIVTGDGGSGGDPNNNAQNKNSLLGKMLRIDVNTETAPYNIPTGNPFVGTDGADEVWAYGLRNAWKWSFDLTTGNAMIADVGQGQIEEINRMPLTQGGINYGWRCYEGNSDYNTTDCAAQSTMTFPVAVYDHSGGKCSVTGGYVYRGTQNPDLVGKYFFADYCSTQIGIMSTDNSVVWTPAYSGNNFSTFGQDFQKELYVAAVNNGKIYKITTSTLGTQDVNNLGNIRIYPNPASEEIFIDGIPNKKVTAEIYTTEGRKVWENDKVKDGQSVDITDVPAGVYYINLKSGEMNSYSQKLIVK, from the coding sequence ATGAAAAAACTACTTTTTTGCGTAGGTATTTTTTCTTCTTTTATCGTTAATGCACAAAGCATTAATTTGGAAGAATTTGCTACCGGGCTTACCGCACCCGTTGAAATCACGAACGCCAACGACAGCCGATTGTTTGTTGTACAACAGAATGGAATGATCAAAATTATTCAGCCCGACGGATCGATTAATTCCGCTAATTTTTTAAATATCAGTTCTAAAATCACCTATGGAGGTGAAAGAGGACTTTTAGGACTGACGTTTCATCCGCAATACTCTACCAATGGGTATTTTTTTGTGTATTATAACAATACCGCAGGAAATATTATTGTGGCAAGATACACGGTAAGCGGAACCGATCCGAATGTGGCGGATCCCAATTCTGAAAAGATCTTGCTGAACATTCCCAAACCTTTTGACAATCACAACGGCGGAAGCATTCATTTTGCTCCGGACGGCAATCTCTGGATAGTTACCGGTGATGGTGGAAGCGGCGGAGATCCGAATAACAATGCTCAAAACAAAAATTCTCTGCTCGGAAAAATGTTGAGAATTGATGTGAATACAGAAACTGCACCTTATAATATTCCTACAGGCAATCCTTTTGTAGGAACCGACGGCGCAGATGAAGTTTGGGCATATGGACTTCGAAATGCCTGGAAATGGTCGTTTGACCTAACAACAGGCAATGCGATGATTGCCGATGTTGGACAAGGGCAAATTGAAGAAATCAACAGAATGCCGCTTACCCAAGGCGGAATTAATTACGGATGGCGATGCTACGAAGGAAACAGCGATTATAATACAACGGATTGCGCGGCTCAGTCTACGATGACTTTTCCTGTCGCAGTCTATGATCATTCGGGAGGGAAATGCTCCGTAACAGGAGGTTATGTTTATAGGGGGACGCAAAATCCGGATTTAGTCGGAAAATATTTCTTTGCCGATTACTGTTCTACCCAAATAGGAATCATGAGTACTGACAATTCTGTGGTATGGACACCTGCCTATTCCGGAAATAATTTTTCAACCTTTGGACAGGATTTTCAGAAAGAATTATATGTTGCTGCCGTGAATAATGGAAAAATTTACAAAATCACGACAAGTACGTTGGGAACTCAGGACGTTAATAATTTGGGGAATATCAGAATTTATCCGAATCCTGCTTCTGAGGAAATTTTTATTGATGGAATTCCAAATAAAAAAGTAACCGCAGAAATTTACACTACTGAAGGCAGGAAAGTTTGGGAAAATGATAAGGTAAAAGATGGGCAGAGTGTGGATATTACGGATGTCCCTGCGGGTGTTTACTATATCAATCTGAAATCAGGTGAAATGAATTCTTATAGCCAAAAGTTGATTGTTAAGTAA
- the secD gene encoding protein translocase subunit SecD yields MQGKGLITIVAIVLGLICLNELLPTWYASKIEKQATAIAGDNPEKYQKEILKLSKDTLNLGFTKLYYSKAKDKEMKLGLDLKGGINVLLEINQRDLVNDLTNYSTNPILIEALNKTDEVQKNSTKSYIDNFFDQFDAINKAKGTNLKLADPELFGNTNLSEIKYNTSDEQVKSIVKRRIDLSVGTAFEVIRTRIDKMGAVQPNVQRVPGTARISVEMPGMKDIDKVKKMLQTSAKLQFWEVQQVPEIAPYFQSLTTMVSAKGDSMGVAKNTNFMNLLHLDKLRTSGVANVKLSDTAAVNKILNSKIAQSLRPANIKYTQFMWGYKPESTDTESLVLYAIRGNINQKAPVDGSVETANISYDELSRVVVDMQMDSKGAKEWKTLTEKNVGKPVAVTLDNRVYTAPNVVGAIPNGRTQISGNFSQEEAKELVDVLGAGKLPAGAKVVQATQVGPSLGQESIDAGMLSFGIAFLIIIVYIIFYYGGAGVYAVIAMIINLFYIFGIMDSGDFTLTLPGIAGIVLTMAMAVDTNVIIYERTKEELFAGKSILEAYKDGFKHALSAIVDGHLTTLLTSGVLFLFGTGPIKGFALTLGIGILMTFFTSVLLSRVMIFHRLGKGKGLSVWTAPTKNLFRNTWIDFIGKRKYAYIISAVLTVVCIASIAIHGFKYGIDFTGGRNYVVRFDKPVNAEDVETNLVKMFQTADGKNSSVEAKTFGNDQQLKISTDYLIDDESLKADQTVEQKLFDGLKSHLPAGITMHDFKSADKEHAGIISSEKVGPTVADDIQLHGTLAVVAALAGIFIYILVRFRKWQFSLGAVAALFHDAVIILGAYSLLHKYMPFNMEINQDFIAAILTVLGYSINDTVIIFDRIREYLREKKSLTLAGLFDDSISSTLGRTFNTSFTTILVILAIFIFGGDNLRGFMFALLVGIGFGTYSSIFIASAIAYDFLKTGKEDEVHGKTTSNKEVLASK; encoded by the coding sequence ATGCAAGGAAAAGGACTTATTACAATTGTTGCTATTGTACTAGGGTTAATTTGCTTAAATGAGCTATTACCAACATGGTACGCCAGCAAAATTGAAAAGCAGGCGACTGCTATTGCAGGAGACAATCCGGAGAAGTACCAGAAAGAAATCTTAAAGCTTTCTAAGGATACTTTGAATTTAGGATTTACTAAACTTTATTACTCTAAAGCCAAAGACAAGGAAATGAAACTTGGTTTGGACTTGAAAGGGGGAATCAACGTTCTTTTGGAGATCAACCAGAGAGACTTGGTGAATGATTTAACAAATTATTCTACCAACCCGATCTTGATCGAAGCTTTGAACAAGACCGATGAAGTTCAGAAAAATTCTACAAAATCTTACATCGATAATTTCTTTGATCAATTCGATGCGATCAACAAAGCGAAAGGTACCAACCTGAAACTTGCTGATCCTGAGCTTTTCGGAAACACAAATCTTTCAGAGATCAAGTATAATACTTCAGACGAGCAGGTAAAAAGCATCGTAAAAAGAAGAATTGATCTTTCTGTAGGTACAGCTTTCGAGGTGATCAGAACGAGAATCGATAAAATGGGGGCGGTGCAGCCAAACGTTCAGAGAGTACCGGGTACTGCAAGAATTTCTGTGGAAATGCCGGGTATGAAAGATATCGATAAAGTGAAAAAAATGCTTCAGACTTCCGCAAAACTTCAGTTCTGGGAAGTACAGCAGGTTCCTGAAATCGCTCCTTATTTCCAGTCATTAACTACAATGGTTTCTGCAAAAGGTGATTCTATGGGAGTTGCGAAGAATACAAACTTCATGAATCTTCTACACCTTGACAAATTAAGAACAAGCGGTGTTGCCAACGTAAAATTATCTGATACAGCTGCTGTTAACAAAATCTTGAACAGCAAAATTGCTCAGTCTTTGCGTCCTGCAAACATTAAATATACCCAGTTTATGTGGGGTTACAAGCCTGAGTCTACAGATACTGAAAGTTTGGTATTGTACGCAATCAGAGGTAACATTAACCAAAAAGCTCCTGTAGATGGTTCTGTAGAAACTGCAAACATCAGCTATGATGAGTTGAGCAGAGTAGTGGTAGACATGCAGATGGACTCTAAAGGTGCTAAAGAGTGGAAAACATTAACGGAGAAAAACGTTGGAAAACCAGTGGCTGTAACACTTGATAACAGAGTGTACACAGCACCAAACGTTGTGGGGGCCATCCCTAACGGTAGAACTCAGATCTCTGGTAACTTCTCTCAGGAAGAAGCTAAAGAATTAGTAGACGTTTTAGGAGCTGGTAAATTACCTGCAGGTGCAAAAGTAGTTCAGGCTACGCAGGTAGGTCCGTCATTAGGACAGGAATCTATTGATGCGGGTATGCTTTCATTCGGCATTGCATTCTTAATTATTATTGTTTATATCATTTTCTATTACGGTGGTGCAGGGGTGTACGCTGTAATTGCAATGATCATCAACTTATTCTATATTTTCGGAATCATGGATTCCGGAGACTTTACATTGACACTTCCAGGTATCGCTGGTATCGTTCTTACAATGGCTATGGCGGTCGATACAAACGTAATTATCTACGAGAGAACCAAGGAAGAGCTATTTGCAGGAAAGAGTATTTTAGAGGCCTATAAAGATGGTTTCAAACATGCATTGAGTGCAATTGTTGACGGTCACTTAACAACATTATTAACATCCGGTGTACTTTTCCTATTCGGAACAGGTCCTATCAAAGGATTCGCTTTGACTTTAGGAATCGGTATCCTGATGACATTCTTTACTTCGGTATTGCTTTCAAGAGTAATGATCTTCCACAGACTTGGAAAAGGAAAAGGGCTTTCTGTTTGGACGGCTCCAACAAAAAACCTATTCAGAAATACGTGGATCGATTTTATCGGGAAAAGAAAATATGCATATATCATTTCTGCAGTTCTTACAGTGGTATGTATTGCGTCAATTGCTATTCATGGATTCAAATATGGGATCGATTTTACAGGAGGTAGAAACTACGTAGTAAGATTTGATAAACCGGTAAATGCTGAAGACGTTGAAACTAATTTGGTTAAAATGTTCCAGACTGCTGATGGTAAAAACTCATCTGTTGAAGCCAAAACTTTCGGAAACGACCAGCAGCTGAAGATCTCTACGGATTACCTTATTGATGATGAATCTTTAAAAGCGGATCAAACTGTTGAACAAAAACTATTTGATGGTTTAAAATCTCATTTACCGGCAGGCATCACAATGCATGATTTCAAATCTGCAGATAAAGAGCATGCAGGAATTATCTCTTCTGAAAAAGTAGGTCCTACCGTTGCTGATGACATCCAATTGCACGGTACCTTGGCAGTAGTTGCTGCCTTGGCAGGTATCTTTATCTATATTTTGGTGAGATTTAGAAAATGGCAGTTCTCTCTTGGTGCGGTTGCGGCATTGTTCCACGATGCGGTAATCATTTTGGGAGCATATTCACTGCTTCACAAGTATATGCCATTCAATATGGAGATCAACCAAGATTTCATCGCGGCAATCCTTACCGTATTAGGATATTCAATCAACGATACGGTAATTATCTTCGACAGAATTAGAGAATATTTGAGAGAGAAAAAATCATTAACATTAGCTGGTTTATTCGATGACTCTATTTCAAGTACACTAGGTAGAACATTCAACACTTCATTTACTACGATTTTAGTAATTTTGGCGATCTTCATTTTTGGTGGAGATAACCTGAGAGGATTTATGTTTGCTCTATTGGTAGGTATCGGTTTCGGTACATATTCATCCATCTTCATTGCATCGGCAATTGCCTATGACTTCCTGAAGACCGGAAAAGAGGACGAAGTTCACGGTAAAACAACTTCAAACAAAGAAGTACTTGCTTCAAAATAA